Proteins from one candidate division KSB1 bacterium genomic window:
- a CDS encoding T9SS type A sorting domain-containing protein, which translates to MPSEVTVIAADVTFEGTDSVHLYFLQDDGTLLRTADVQSPFSFHLADMKAVPDGCVLLGTAHYGGDAGTDIAIIKLDASGYQEWTTTFGGDGSESASELVIHSDGACTILGSIVPAGGSTQSPYLLRTGSVLTSVGKNRGLSPRFSLSPAFPNPFNPSTEIRFEVGRTEQVKLTVFDLLGREVAVLADETMSAGSYARTFDGHGLASGMYLYRLEAGEEVQTRKMVLLK; encoded by the coding sequence TTGCCCTCCGAAGTTACCGTGATTGCAGCCGATGTCACGTTCGAAGGAACCGATAGCGTCCACCTCTATTTCTTGCAGGATGATGGTACCCTTTTGCGAACGGCGGATGTGCAGAGTCCTTTCAGTTTTCATTTGGCCGACATGAAAGCCGTGCCCGATGGCTGCGTATTGCTTGGAACGGCGCACTACGGCGGCGATGCCGGGACGGATATCGCCATTATTAAACTGGACGCCTCGGGCTATCAAGAGTGGACTACGACATTTGGCGGAGACGGATCTGAGTCAGCTTCGGAGCTTGTTATTCACTCAGACGGGGCGTGTACGATACTTGGCTCAATAGTGCCGGCCGGGGGAAGCACCCAGAGCCCGTACCTGCTTCGCACGGGTAGTGTCTTGACCTCTGTTGGCAAAAACAGGGGCTTGTCGCCACGCTTCTCCCTCTCCCCCGCCTTCCCCAATCCCTTCAACCCGTCCACCGAGATTCGCTTCGAGGTGGGGCGAACGGAGCAGGTGAAGCTCACGGTGTTTGATCTGTTGGGACGCGAAGTGGCTGTGCTGGCCGACGAGACTATGAGCGCGGGGAGCTATGCACGCACGTTCGACGGCCACGGCCTCGCGTCGGGGATGTACCTCTATCGCCTCGAAGCCGGCGAGGAGGTGCAGACGCGGAAGATGGTGCTGCTGAAGTAA
- a CDS encoding transposase: MTGSIPDPRFKSVRLKYLRYSEPGAYFVTIVTARRESLFGVIEDGQMVANEAGQIVIDEWLRTIAMRTRLTMDAFCLMPNHFHAVVVMGEAAPSARSAPLRNELLLRRWNERAPDSLSTIMAGFKAATTKRINELRCARGQSVWQHRFHEHVVRGDRDLAQIRDYILGNPAQWSADHENPERRP, encoded by the coding sequence ATGACGGGTAGCATTCCCGATCCGCGATTCAAGTCGGTGCGGTTGAAATACCTGCGGTACTCCGAGCCCGGAGCGTATTTTGTAACGATTGTTACCGCGCGACGCGAGAGCCTGTTTGGCGTGATCGAAGATGGACAGATGGTTGCCAACGAGGCGGGGCAGATCGTGATTGACGAGTGGCTACGAACCATCGCCATGCGCACACGGCTCACCATGGATGCGTTCTGTCTGATGCCCAATCATTTTCATGCCGTGGTCGTGATGGGCGAAGCTGCTCCAAGCGCACGCAGTGCGCCGCTACGAAACGAGCTGTTGCTTCGGCGGTGGAATGAGCGGGCGCCTGATTCCCTCAGCACGATCATGGCAGGCTTCAAAGCCGCCACGACGAAACGAATCAACGAACTGCGCTGCGCTCGGGGACAGTCGGTCTGGCAACATCGCTTCCATGAACACGTCGTGCGCGGGGACCGCGACCTCGCGCAAATTCGTGATTACATTCTGGGCAATCCTGCGCAGTGGTCAGCGGATCATGAGAACCCCGAGCGCCGACCGTAG
- a CDS encoding nucleotidyltransferase domain-containing protein yields the protein MNEQLKPILAELKARLVDLYGERLSRVILYGSQARGDAEPDSDIDVLVVLKGTVEFGTELRWVGPIVADISLRNTVVLSPMILSETDMDSRRNQAFLQNIRHDGIKL from the coding sequence ATGAACGAACAACTGAAACCCATCCTCGCCGAACTGAAGGCGCGGCTCGTTGACCTGTACGGCGAGCGGCTGTCGCGCGTCATCCTGTACGGCTCGCAAGCCCGCGGTGACGCCGAACCGGATTCGGATATCGATGTGCTGGTGGTGCTGAAAGGGACGGTTGAGTTCGGCACAGAGCTGAGGTGGGTCGGTCCAATCGTCGCCGACATCAGCCTGCGAAACACGGTCGTGCTTTCGCCGATGATCTTATCTGAAACGGACATGGACTCGCGACGCAACCAAGCATTTCTCCAGAACATCCGTCACGACGGAATCAAGCTGTGA
- a CDS encoding HEPN domain-containing protein, protein MTPGQSALLDKAGYALEDAQILLARDRTDSAISRAYYAMFHAASALLLRKLGKSVRKHSAVISLFGQYWAQADGIEPEYHRFLLEAFAARNKADYHVGDFARSEDAALHIARAEAFVKRAREILVEQSS, encoded by the coding sequence GTGACTCCGGGTCAATCCGCACTACTGGACAAAGCCGGATACGCGCTTGAAGACGCGCAAATCCTGCTGGCGAGAGATCGAACAGACTCCGCCATTTCGCGGGCCTACTATGCGATGTTCCATGCGGCCAGCGCCTTGCTCCTCCGCAAGCTCGGTAAGTCCGTTCGAAAGCACTCCGCGGTGATCTCGCTGTTCGGTCAGTATTGGGCGCAGGCGGATGGTATCGAACCGGAGTATCACCGTTTCCTCCTGGAGGCATTTGCCGCGCGCAACAAAGCGGACTACCATGTGGGCGACTTCGCTCGCAGCGAGGACGCCGCGCTTCACATCGCTCGCGCCGAAGCGTTTGTCAAACGCGCGCGCGAAATTCTCGTTGAACAATCCTCCTAA
- the gyrB gene encoding DNA topoisomerase (ATP-hydrolyzing) subunit B, translated as MTESLLEQEGKKTSYGASSIQVLKGLEAVRKRPAMYIGDIGPRGLHHLVFEVVDNSIDEAMAGYCSEIKMTLNTDGSCTVVDNGRGIPVEMHPVEKRSALEIVMTVLHAGGKFDRDSYKVSGGLHGVGVSVVNALSEWLEVEVKRDGKKFRQRYVRGVPQGNVEEVGNARGTGTTVTFMPDSQIFKTTEFVFGTLNERLRELAYLNRGLRIWAEDKRDGTTVDYKFEGGIAEFVKYLDETRNSIHKGVIFFAQTRDNVPVEVALQYNDGYNENIVTFVNNINTIEGGSHLSGFKSALTRTLNNYADKNKLFKDKFQLQGEDVREGLTCVISIRVQEPQFEGQTKTKLGNSEVKGIVEQIVNDKLGTHFEENPHAAKAIIEKCVTAARARDAARKARDLTRRKSALESGNLPGKLADCTTSDVSRSELYLVEGDSAGGSAKQARNREFQAILPLKGKILNVEKARLDKILDNDELRTMITAIGGGLSTMEDYDSSKVRYGKVILMTDADVDGAHIRTLLLTFLFRYMRPLIEEGRIYIAMPPLFRVAKAKQVRYAMDEKERDKAIADFGGTTNIYVQRYKGLGEMNPEQLWETTMDPDKRTVMQVTLEDAAAADRIFNILMGDAVEPRRQFIEQNARYVTNLDV; from the coding sequence ATGACTGAATCTCTGCTCGAACAAGAAGGCAAGAAAACGTCCTACGGGGCGTCGTCGATCCAAGTCCTCAAGGGTCTCGAAGCCGTCCGCAAGCGGCCCGCTATGTACATCGGCGATATCGGCCCGCGCGGGCTGCACCACCTCGTCTTCGAAGTCGTCGATAACTCGATTGACGAGGCGATGGCGGGCTATTGCTCCGAGATCAAGATGACGCTCAATACCGACGGCTCGTGCACCGTCGTCGACAACGGCCGCGGCATTCCCGTCGAAATGCACCCCGTCGAAAAACGCTCCGCGCTGGAAATCGTGATGACGGTGCTCCATGCCGGCGGCAAGTTCGACCGCGACTCCTACAAAGTCTCGGGCGGTCTGCACGGCGTCGGCGTGTCCGTGGTGAATGCGCTCTCCGAATGGCTGGAAGTCGAAGTCAAACGCGACGGCAAGAAATTCCGCCAACGCTACGTGCGCGGGGTCCCGCAGGGCAACGTCGAAGAGGTCGGCAACGCGCGCGGCACCGGGACCACCGTCACGTTCATGCCCGATTCGCAAATCTTCAAAACCACCGAATTCGTGTTCGGCACGCTCAACGAGCGCCTGCGCGAACTCGCCTACCTGAATCGCGGGCTGCGGATCTGGGCCGAAGACAAGCGCGACGGCACCACCGTGGATTATAAGTTCGAAGGTGGGATCGCCGAGTTCGTGAAGTACCTCGACGAAACGCGCAACTCGATTCACAAAGGTGTGATTTTCTTCGCGCAGACGCGCGATAACGTCCCGGTCGAAGTCGCACTGCAATATAATGACGGCTACAACGAGAATATCGTTACCTTCGTCAACAACATCAACACCATCGAAGGCGGCTCGCATCTGTCCGGTTTCAAGTCCGCACTGACGCGAACCCTGAACAACTACGCCGACAAGAACAAGCTCTTCAAGGACAAGTTTCAGCTGCAGGGCGAGGACGTGCGCGAGGGACTGACCTGCGTGATCTCGATCCGCGTGCAGGAACCGCAGTTCGAAGGCCAGACCAAGACCAAGCTGGGTAACTCCGAAGTCAAAGGCATCGTCGAGCAGATCGTCAACGACAAGCTCGGCACGCACTTCGAGGAGAATCCCCACGCCGCCAAAGCGATTATCGAGAAGTGCGTGACCGCCGCGCGGGCGCGCGATGCCGCCCGCAAGGCCCGCGATCTGACCCGCCGCAAGAGCGCGCTGGAATCGGGCAACCTGCCCGGCAAGCTCGCCGACTGTACCACCAGCGACGTGTCCCGCAGCGAACTCTATCTCGTCGAGGGCGACTCGGCGGGCGGCTCCGCCAAGCAGGCGCGCAATCGCGAATTCCAGGCGATTCTCCCGCTCAAGGGCAAGATCCTGAACGTGGAAAAGGCGCGGCTGGACAAGATACTGGATAACGACGAATTGCGTACGATGATCACGGCCATCGGCGGCGGTCTGTCCACGATGGAGGATTACGATTCGTCCAAAGTCCGCTATGGCAAGGTGATTCTGATGACCGACGCGGACGTGGACGGCGCGCACATTCGCACGCTGCTGCTCACGTTTCTGTTCCGTTACATGCGGCCGCTGATCGAAGAGGGCCGCATCTATATCGCGATGCCGCCGCTATTTCGAGTCGCGAAAGCGAAGCAGGTGCGCTATGCGATGGACGAAAAAGAACGCGACAAGGCCATTGCGGATTTCGGCGGCACGACGAACATCTACGTGCAGCGCTACAAGGGCCTGGGCGAAATGAACCCCGAGCAGCTCTGGGAAACCACGATGGATCCCGACAAACGGACGGTGATGCAGGTCACGCTCGAAGACGCCGCCGCCGCCGACCGCATCTTCAACATCCTGATGGGCGACGCCGTCGAACCCCGCCGGCAGTTTATCGAACAGAACGCACGGTATGTGACGAATTTGGATGTGTAG
- a CDS encoding nucleotidyltransferase domain-containing protein — translation MNAEDLHAILAELKQRLTDLYGERLERLVLYGSQARGDAQPDSDIDVLVVLRGEVNGWKEILNAEDATSAVSLKFGVFVAPLFIAESEFRRGDRPLLNNVRTEGIRL, via the coding sequence ATGAACGCGGAAGATCTGCACGCAATTCTCGCGGAACTCAAGCAACGCCTGACCGACCTCTATGGCGAGCGGCTGGAACGGCTCGTGTTGTATGGCTCGCAGGCGCGCGGCGACGCCCAGCCCGATTCGGATATTGATGTGCTGGTGGTGCTGAGGGGCGAGGTGAACGGCTGGAAGGAGATCCTTAATGCCGAAGATGCAACGTCGGCCGTTTCGCTCAAATTCGGAGTGTTCGTCGCGCCGTTATTCATAGCTGAGAGTGAATTTCGCCGAGGTGACCGGCCGTTGTTGAACAACGTGCGTACAGAAGGAATCCGCTTGTGA
- a CDS encoding HEPN domain-containing protein, with translation MTERYEKWIRKARRSLASARADLLDGNADFAASRAYYAMFYVATALLESRGCSFRKHSAVISAFGKEFGATGLLPPEFHKFLSSAENARLIGDYLADEEPGTEDVELHLIRAEKFIEAAVTFLSERGKP, from the coding sequence GTGACAGAGCGATACGAGAAGTGGATTCGGAAAGCGCGCCGAAGTCTTGCAAGCGCAAGAGCAGACTTACTTGATGGAAATGCGGACTTTGCCGCTTCCAGAGCCTACTATGCAATGTTCTATGTTGCAACGGCACTCTTGGAGTCGCGTGGGTGCTCTTTCAGGAAACATTCAGCAGTTATTTCAGCTTTCGGAAAAGAGTTTGGAGCAACGGGACTGCTGCCTCCCGAATTTCATAAATTTCTGTCCAGTGCGGAAAACGCGCGCCTCATCGGCGACTATTTGGCGGATGAGGAACCCGGAACTGAAGACGTGGAGTTACACCTCATACGCGCGGAAAAGTTCATTGAGGCGGCAGTGACATTCTTGAGCGAACGGGGCAAGCCCTGA
- the rmuC gene encoding DNA recombination protein RmuC — translation MILLYTALGAVLGFAVAWFAVRGAFARERDAIKAEFLREHDAKTEALQQVAVLEERARTLKANLDEHISQLAEKESLLNTQGTDNARQGARISELEMELTKERESAVEKLALLSNAREALENSFKALSADALSANNTSFLTLAKQNLQNFQDGAKNDLETRQTAIGELVKPLNDALIKVDQKVQELETKREGAYESVRKELQNLASTSGRLQEETSKLGQALRSPNVRGRWGEIQLERILELAGLTKHFCWTPQETVDGEEKSGRPDGIVSLPNKWRLAIDSKVPYEAFEQAIAAVDPAVRKEKLREHAKAVRGFVDNLSRKTYAQKIQPGPDYVIMLIPGEAFYYAALESDPTLLEYGAEQKVLIVSPVALIGLLRSVYFGWREQELAENAKEITELGKQLYDRLRRFVDHFNDVGRGLQVANNAYEKARKSVSSRLLVTARKFEEYKVSTGDTIPVPVQIEEAHGLNELSDSAEELADSTDPDTSQAS, via the coding sequence ATGATTCTACTCTACACTGCACTTGGCGCCGTACTTGGTTTCGCTGTTGCGTGGTTTGCCGTACGCGGTGCATTCGCGCGCGAGCGTGACGCGATCAAAGCAGAGTTTTTGCGCGAGCATGATGCGAAAACGGAGGCATTACAGCAAGTTGCGGTTTTGGAGGAACGTGCACGAACGCTCAAGGCGAACCTCGATGAGCACATAAGCCAGCTTGCCGAGAAGGAATCGCTATTGAATACTCAGGGAACCGATAATGCGAGACAGGGAGCGAGGATCAGCGAACTTGAGATGGAGTTGACAAAAGAACGTGAGTCGGCCGTAGAGAAGCTTGCGCTTCTCAGCAATGCACGTGAAGCTCTTGAAAATTCCTTCAAAGCGCTGTCTGCAGACGCACTTTCGGCGAACAACACGTCATTCCTTACGTTGGCGAAACAGAATCTTCAGAATTTTCAGGATGGGGCAAAGAACGACCTGGAAACGCGGCAGACGGCTATCGGCGAACTGGTTAAGCCACTCAACGATGCGCTTATCAAAGTCGACCAAAAAGTTCAAGAACTGGAGACAAAGCGAGAGGGCGCTTACGAATCGGTACGTAAGGAACTCCAGAATTTGGCGTCAACGAGTGGCCGACTTCAAGAGGAAACATCCAAGCTCGGTCAGGCGTTGAGATCGCCTAATGTGCGGGGTCGGTGGGGGGAGATACAGCTTGAACGAATTCTCGAGCTTGCGGGCCTAACGAAGCATTTTTGTTGGACGCCACAGGAAACCGTCGACGGTGAAGAGAAGTCTGGACGTCCCGATGGCATCGTCTCGTTGCCGAACAAATGGCGACTGGCCATTGATTCCAAAGTTCCCTATGAGGCATTCGAACAGGCGATAGCGGCCGTGGATCCAGCCGTTCGCAAGGAGAAGCTTAGGGAGCACGCTAAAGCGGTGCGGGGGTTTGTTGACAATCTCAGCCGAAAGACCTATGCACAGAAGATTCAGCCGGGGCCGGATTATGTCATCATGCTTATTCCGGGTGAAGCATTCTACTATGCGGCGTTGGAAAGCGACCCCACACTTCTGGAATACGGGGCAGAGCAGAAGGTTTTGATTGTATCTCCGGTAGCACTGATCGGCCTGCTTCGATCAGTCTACTTCGGATGGCGCGAGCAAGAGCTTGCAGAAAACGCAAAGGAAATAACCGAGCTAGGCAAGCAGCTCTATGATCGCCTACGCAGGTTCGTAGATCATTTCAATGATGTTGGCCGAGGCCTTCAGGTGGCAAACAATGCCTATGAAAAAGCGCGAAAGTCGGTTTCTTCGCGACTTCTCGTGACAGCTCGCAAGTTCGAAGAATACAAGGTTTCAACCGGCGATACGATCCCCGTTCCAGTGCAGATAGAAGAAGCGCACGGTTTAAATGAACTCTCGGACTCTGCTGAAGAGCTCGCGGATTCGACAGACCCGGACACGTCGCAGGCTTCTTAG
- a CDS encoding methyltransferase domain-containing protein has translation MKSSLLKVLRCPADHGELTLNQASERNAEIERGALTCVSCSQGYPISGFIPRFVPESNYADSFAFQRMKHARLQMDKFNGTTIQRDTILHRTRWSAEFLNGQTLLECGCGAGPDTQVLLDLGAHVTSVDISGGVDFCRDNNYPNERLNLIQASIMNLPLAPESYDIVYCHRVIQHTPDPAAAFREMVRYVKPGGTVFMHSYRKNFRTMLQWKYWLRPFTTRMDQQKLHGLITTAAPFLQAVTAVLDRNKLTRQINYHLIPFYNYRRAFPMFSKEQLREYGIHDTFDALAPAYDIPNSRKTVERWLKEAGFTEYWFHPTEGPVTVVAKKPGR, from the coding sequence ATGAAAAGCAGTCTGTTGAAGGTGTTGCGCTGTCCCGCCGACCACGGCGAACTCACGCTAAATCAAGCCAGCGAGCGTAACGCGGAGATCGAGCGTGGCGCGCTGACCTGTGTCAGCTGTTCGCAAGGCTATCCGATCAGCGGGTTTATTCCGCGCTTCGTGCCGGAGTCCAACTACGCCGATTCGTTCGCGTTTCAGCGGATGAAACACGCGCGGCTGCAGATGGACAAGTTCAACGGGACCACGATTCAGCGCGACACGATCCTGCACCGGACGCGGTGGAGCGCGGAGTTTCTGAACGGCCAGACCCTGCTCGAATGCGGCTGCGGCGCCGGACCGGATACCCAGGTGCTACTCGACCTCGGCGCGCACGTGACATCCGTCGATATCAGCGGCGGAGTGGATTTCTGCCGGGATAACAACTATCCCAACGAACGACTGAATCTGATCCAGGCGAGCATCATGAATCTCCCGCTCGCGCCGGAGAGTTATGATATCGTGTATTGTCATCGCGTGATTCAGCACACCCCCGACCCCGCGGCCGCCTTCCGCGAGATGGTCCGCTATGTCAAGCCCGGCGGGACCGTGTTCATGCACTCCTACCGCAAGAACTTCCGTACGATGCTGCAATGGAAATACTGGCTGCGGCCGTTTACCACGCGCATGGATCAGCAGAAGTTGCACGGTTTGATCACAACAGCCGCGCCATTCCTGCAGGCGGTGACTGCGGTACTCGACCGCAACAAACTCACGCGCCAGATCAACTACCATCTGATTCCGTTCTACAACTACCGCCGCGCGTTTCCGATGTTCTCGAAAGAGCAATTGCGCGAATACGGGATTCACGATACGTTCGACGCGCTCGCGCCCGCTTACGATATTCCCAATTCCCGGAAGACCGTCGAGCGCTGGCTGAAGGAGGCGGGATTCACTGAATACTGGTTTCACCCGACCGAGGGGCCGGTGACGGTGGTCGCGAAGAAACCGGGGCGGTGA
- a CDS encoding nucleotidyltransferase domain-containing protein, with protein sequence MSEQLQQILAELKARLSELYGERLERLVLFGSQARGDAEPDSDIDVLVVLNGAVNPYAEIDRTLDITCAFSLERGVFVQLVFAPAQRLDHEMSPLFMNVRREGVGI encoded by the coding sequence ATGAGCGAACAACTTCAACAAATCCTCGCGGAACTCAAGGCCCGTTTGTCCGAGCTCTACGGCGAGCGGCTGGAGCGGCTCGTGCTGTTCGGTTCGCAAGCGCGGGGCGACGCCGAACCTGATTCCGATATTGACGTGCTGGTGGTGCTGAACGGAGCGGTGAATCCGTACGCGGAGATCGATCGCACACTCGACATTACCTGTGCATTTTCGCTTGAGCGCGGCGTATTTGTTCAGCTCGTTTTCGCCCCAGCACAAAGGCTGGATCACGAGATGAGTCCGCTATTCATGAATGTCAGGCGGGAAGGAGTAGGGATTTGA
- a CDS encoding VCBS repeat-containing protein: MKTLFGLVLVLAALSVDCKAQGLVLKYQDFSQQYEIVAPTRGTQEYPPLFDFDGNGVQDLCWRNANGSITVYTFPGMVPAWTSPFVVVYLWPVFLDVTGDGLKEVLCQVPGSGTYCVFSPATNTCLLEIDSVIEGSCNYFLTDYDGDQVSDILFVVNAGHGGSRREIWGAGTVASSPPSDLVIQPDGDDLILNWQQVDSCSMYRLYWSFALNGEYASIGTSCTPTFTHPGAVIAPRAYYKVAAITSTNEIIIGPATYAAPPNSNPVNLSR, encoded by the coding sequence ATGAAAACGCTATTCGGGCTGGTGCTTGTTCTAGCGGCGTTGAGTGTTGATTGCAAAGCCCAAGGCCTCGTCCTGAAGTACCAAGACTTCTCTCAGCAATACGAGATTGTTGCCCCGACTCGTGGAACGCAAGAATATCCGCCGCTCTTTGATTTTGACGGAAATGGTGTTCAGGACCTTTGCTGGCGTAATGCAAACGGATCCATAACGGTGTACACATTTCCCGGGATGGTGCCAGCATGGACGTCGCCATTCGTTGTTGTCTATCTCTGGCCGGTCTTTCTGGATGTAACAGGGGACGGCCTGAAGGAGGTTCTCTGTCAGGTCCCCGGTTCCGGCACATATTGTGTATTCTCGCCAGCCACGAATACGTGTCTTTTGGAAATAGACTCTGTGATCGAGGGATCCTGCAACTACTTCTTAACCGACTACGACGGTGATCAAGTCTCAGACATCCTCTTCGTAGTCAATGCTGGACACGGAGGCTCAAGACGTGAAATCTGGGGCGCAGGCACCGTCGCGTCTTCTCCGCCATCCGATCTCGTCATACAGCCCGACGGAGACGACCTGATTCTCAACTGGCAACAGGTCGATAGCTGCTCGATGTACCGGCTGTACTGGAGCTTTGCGCTTAACGGGGAGTACGCAAGCATTGGGACAAGCTGCACGCCGACATTCACGCATCCCGGAGCAGTTATCGCGCCACGAGCCTACTACAAAGTGGCCGCGATTACGTCCACCAACGAAATCATCATTGGTCCGGCAACATACGCCGCACCCCCCAATTCAAACCCTGTGAATCTCTCCCGATAG
- a CDS encoding SRPBCC domain-containing protein: MFSFELKSAIDAAPHKVFAALTDPKLITKWEHFRWVQHDMRAGGHVRKRDDDGQLFDGEIVIFEPPFRYGVLWPVPKDTDDPDEGTFPVRMEFDIESHGDKSTLTLKAEGFPEQALADREKNSWGGYYLDKLRKVAES, from the coding sequence ATGTTTTCCTTCGAACTCAAATCCGCCATCGACGCGGCGCCGCACAAGGTCTTCGCCGCGCTGACCGACCCGAAACTTATCACCAAGTGGGAACACTTCCGCTGGGTTCAACACGACATGCGCGCTGGCGGACACGTCCGCAAACGCGACGACGACGGCCAGCTGTTTGACGGTGAAATCGTGATCTTTGAGCCTCCGTTCCGCTATGGCGTGCTGTGGCCGGTGCCCAAAGATACCGACGACCCCGATGAAGGGACGTTCCCCGTGCGCATGGAATTCGACATCGAATCCCACGGCGACAAAAGCACGCTCACGCTCAAGGCCGAAGGGTTCCCCGAGCAGGCGCTGGCCGACCGCGAAAAAAACTCGTGGGGCGGCTACTATCTCGACAAACTCCGCAAGGTCGCGGAAAGCTAA
- a CDS encoding saccharopine dehydrogenase NADP-binding domain-containing protein, whose translation MYTPEVVVLGAGLMGRVAAYFFVHHPRPRSIRLLDGHRAQLDPAVAWLNSPLVEPQLGDVKEDAVLLKALKGAKVCISCVPYFLSPRIAKMCLKEGVSFLDLGGNPDVTDDVLALHDPALDKQICFIPDTGLAPGLGNILAVELVNRFQTCDRVQIRVGGLPQQPTGSLKYAQFFSVHGLLNEYLEDARELRDGKEVAVPSLSDLEELYFEGIGELEAFVTSGGTSTLPKTLLGKVNRLNYKTIRFPGHCAILRTLREIGLTNSKSITVGDVHVSPRDVLTKVLDNYLEKNAPDMVLLRVTATGDGGKGESIQMIVKEDTPRKLSAMGQTTAFPAAAIGLAILEGRVPPGAHAQETVIPFAWMKEQLGLFGLEIE comes from the coding sequence ATGTACACACCTGAAGTTGTCGTCCTCGGCGCCGGGCTGATGGGCCGCGTCGCCGCCTACTTTTTTGTCCACCATCCGCGACCACGCAGCATCCGGCTGCTGGACGGCCATCGCGCCCAGCTCGATCCGGCCGTGGCGTGGCTGAATTCGCCGCTCGTCGAGCCGCAACTCGGCGATGTCAAGGAAGACGCCGTTCTGCTGAAAGCGTTGAAAGGCGCGAAGGTCTGCATCTCCTGTGTGCCCTATTTTCTGTCGCCGCGGATCGCGAAGATGTGCCTGAAAGAAGGGGTCTCGTTCCTCGATCTCGGCGGCAATCCCGACGTCACCGACGACGTGCTGGCGCTGCATGACCCCGCGCTCGACAAGCAGATCTGCTTCATCCCCGATACCGGGCTGGCACCGGGGCTGGGCAATATTCTCGCGGTGGAACTGGTGAACCGCTTCCAGACCTGTGACCGCGTACAGATCCGCGTCGGCGGCTTGCCGCAACAGCCGACCGGCTCGCTCAAGTACGCGCAATTCTTCTCCGTGCACGGTCTGCTGAACGAGTACCTCGAAGACGCGCGCGAGTTGCGCGATGGCAAGGAAGTTGCAGTGCCTTCGCTGTCCGATCTTGAAGAGCTGTATTTTGAGGGCATCGGTGAACTCGAAGCGTTCGTCACGTCGGGCGGTACGTCTACCCTCCCCAAGACGCTGCTGGGCAAGGTGAATCGCCTGAACTACAAGACGATTCGCTTCCCCGGTCACTGCGCGATCCTGCGCACGCTCCGCGAAATCGGGCTGACCAACTCGAAGAGCATCACCGTCGGGGACGTCCACGTCAGCCCACGCGATGTCCTGACCAAAGTGCTGGACAACTACCTTGAGAAGAACGCGCCCGATATGGTGCTCTTACGCGTGACGGCCACGGGCGACGGCGGCAAAGGCGAGAGTATTCAGATGATCGTGAAGGAAGATACCCCGCGCAAACTTTCCGCGATGGGCCAGACCACGGCCTTCCCCGCCGCCGCCATCGGCCTGGCGATCCTCGAAGGGAGGGTCCCCCCCGGCGCGCACGCGCAGGAGACCGTGATTCCCTTCGCGTGGATGAAAGAGCAGCTGGGGTTGTTCGGGCTGGAGATTGAATAA